Proteins found in one Desulfurellaceae bacterium genomic segment:
- the rplJ gene encoding 50S ribosomal protein L10 produces MERHEKEQAVADLHGVFRDVQTAVVAEYKGLSVAELDALRRELREVGGRYRVAKNSLVSLAVEGTPYLSLKELLTGQNGLVLGYGEAVDLAKAVTRYAKEHEQLTIKGGVTEGQFLDATQIEALASLPSRDALRAQLLGLLSQPATQLAGVLAAPASQLARVLNARQEQTDAQASPQANGADA; encoded by the coding sequence ATGGAGCGTCACGAGAAAGAACAGGCTGTTGCCGACTTGCACGGGGTCTTTCGGGATGTACAGACTGCGGTCGTCGCCGAATATAAGGGCCTCAGCGTGGCTGAGTTAGACGCCTTGCGACGTGAGTTGAGAGAGGTCGGCGGGCGGTACCGGGTCGCAAAAAATAGTCTGGTGTCCTTGGCGGTCGAGGGAACGCCGTATCTCTCGCTCAAAGAGCTGCTCACGGGCCAAAACGGTCTGGTGCTCGGCTATGGCGAGGCGGTTGACTTGGCCAAAGCCGTGACCCGCTACGCCAAAGAGCATGAACAACTGACGATTAAAGGCGGCGTCACCGAAGGACAGTTCCTGGACGCCACCCAGATTGAGGCCCTGGCCAGCCTGCCGAGCCGAGATGCGCTCCGGGCGCAGCTGCTCGGCCTCCTGTCTCAGCCCGCCACGCAACTGGCCGGTGTGCTGGCCGCTCCAGCCTCCCAACTGGCCCGTGTCCTCAATGCCAGGCAGGAGCAGACCGACGCCCAAGCCTCACCACAAGCCAATGGAGCGGATGCCTAA